AAATTCCATTTTTGCTCAACACAGTTTGACTATCCTCAACACGGGCTTGTTATCTGACACGGTCGTGTCCATAATACATGTTACTCTCAGAAGACGTGTTGAAATCACATGTTTTTGTCAACACGGTTTGGTTGCCCACAACACGCCTGTGTTGTGGAGCACGGGTGTGCTCATGGGGCGTGCTGAGCTGCCAAGACCGTGCTAAAACTCAGAATTTATTTCCAGCACTTTTTCATGCACAATTTCCTGCAATTTTCATAGTCAAACATTTAAGTTACCTTCCACATATCTCTAAACACTCAAAtggcatataaaaataaaatacaattaaatgaaaatgaagacCAAACTAGAAAAAACATTGTTCCAAAACCAATGATCAAAATGtccaaaaacataaaaaagaagttggGGTGCCTTCcgaaagcgcttctttttttcccGAGTCATTTAGTTGGATTCATAATGCTTGAGCTACTCTTATTGATGCAATACAAGGTTGACTCGGTCCTCGAGCTCCAATGAGTCACCATAGTAATGCTTCAACCTATGCCCATTGACCTTGAAGTTTCCTTTCTCTGGATGGTGCAACTCCACTATGCCATATAGGAAAACTTGCTGGACGGTGAATGGTCCTAACCAACGGCTCTTTAGCTTCCCAGGAAAGAGTCAGAGTCGTAAGTTATACAATAACACATTATCCCCAACTTGGAACTCCTTGGTGCTCCTTAGCCTCTTGGCATGCCACTTCTTGGTATGCTCTTTGTAGATTAAGGAGTCACCATATGCTTAGTTACGCCACTCATCCAACTTGTTAAGCTGCCACTGCCTATGTTTACCTATATTAAcaacatcaaaattgcaagttttcaAAGCCCACAATGTTTTATGCTCAAGTTCAACAGGCAAATAGCATGCTTTCCCAAAAATTAGCCTATATGGTGTAAAACTAGTTAAAGTACGATAGGCCATCCTAAATGCCCATAAGGCATCATCTAGCTTCTCTGCCCAGTCCTTCCTACTCACTCCTACAGTTCTCTCTAAAATCTGTTTCAAACCCCTATTAATAACCTCCATTTGCCCACTGGTTTATGGGTGATAAGGTGTAGAAAACCTATGTGATACACCATAGCGTTTAAGCACCTTTTCTAACTGGGCATTATAGAAATGAGTCCCCATGTCACTAATAAGAGCTTTAGTTGTCCCGAACCTAGCAAAAAGTCTTTTGAGGAATCTTGTAACTACCCTAGCATCATCAGTGGGAAAAGCTTGCGCTTCGGGCCACTTAGAAAAGTATTCAACGACAACCAAGATGTATTTATTACCAtagg
The Ricinus communis isolate WT05 ecotype wild-type chromosome 1, ASM1957865v1, whole genome shotgun sequence DNA segment above includes these coding regions:
- the LOC107262269 gene encoding uncharacterized protein LOC107262269, whose protein sequence is MEVINRGLKQILERTVGVSRKDWAEKLDDALWAFRMAYRTLTSFTPYRLIFGKACYLPVELEHKTLWALKTCNFDVVNIGTMAERRERPRKVGLSKRRRSYPIDQPAPTLAPPAPAPRPKGP